Proteins from a genomic interval of Schistocerca serialis cubense isolate TAMUIC-IGC-003099 chromosome 11, iqSchSeri2.2, whole genome shotgun sequence:
- the LOC126427194 gene encoding uncharacterized protein LOC126427194 isoform X3, giving the protein MVETSTRYTSDSARLTQCTGGSSGISCEETCHHRLVQDELMIDMEKSSQQFGTNTEDMAVDKNCSVATRYNCSMWEKELHVYSCNFCQQSFPSKYRFIKHVFMHIDGMEPPSYVCKWCGEVFHSNVSLKKHLRMSENYHFSTAGNHEKYGYSDEHQSANFSDSEPDVCVTELNKLNSYKETWKAANKSANDKGNTIMTNDTEETNHYGTLSTTVNVSFQGNLLTANRTHKVTVVANLLLVQAISRNME; this is encoded by the exons GTGGAAACCTCAACAAGATACACATCTGATAGtgcaag ATTGACTCAGTGTACTGGTGGGAGCAGTGGCATATCATGTGAAGAAACTTGTCACCATAGACTGGTCCAGGATGAGTTGATGATAGACATGGAGAAGTCATCACAACAGTTTGGTACCAATACAGAAGATATGGCTGTTGATAAGAACTGCTCAGTTGCCACGCGATATAACTGTAGTATGTGGGAAAAGGAATTACATGTATATAGCTGTAATTTCTGCCAACAGAGCTTTCCTTCAAAATACAGATTCATAAAGCATGTGTTTATGCACATTGATGGTATGGAACCACCTTcgtatgtttgtaagtggtgtggtgAAGTATTTCACAGTAATGTTAGTTTGAAAAAACATTTGAGAATGAGTGAGAACTACCATTTCTCAACTGCAGGCAACCATGAAAAATATGGCTATAGTGATGAGCATCAAAGCGCTAACTTCTCGGATAGTGAGCCAGACGTTTGTGTCACAGAACTCAACAAGCTGAATTCATACAAGGAAACGTGGAAAGCTGCAAACAAGTCTGCTAATGACAAAGGTAACACAATTATGACAAATGATACAGAGGAAACAAATCATTATGGAACTTTATCTACAACTGTTAATGTCAGTTTCCAGGGTAATCTACTTACTGCAAACAGAACCCACAAAGTGACAGTTGTGGCAAATCTTTTGCTCGTGCAGGCAATCTCAAGAAACATGGagtaa